The proteins below are encoded in one region of Pseudomonas sp. SCB32:
- a CDS encoding ABC transporter permease subunit, whose protein sequence is MRSNRGKLIALLCLLPFAVFFIAFQVAPLAWVAVNSLRTSDAWGLGNFAEILGSPFYRQAIRYSLEISIWSSLIGLLIAVLGSYSLRQVDGKLRDFVMAFANMTSNFAGVPLAFAFIIILGFNGAITLLLKQAGLIEDFNLYSKTGLIILYTYFQIPLGVMLLFPAFDALREDWRESAALLGASHWAFWRHIGIPVLTPALLGTFVILLANALGAYATVYSLTTGNFNVVTIRIAGLVSGDVFLDPNMASALAMFLVGLMTLITLAHQWLLRRSYHVQKR, encoded by the coding sequence ATGAGATCGAATCGCGGAAAACTCATCGCGCTGCTCTGCCTGCTGCCCTTCGCGGTGTTCTTCATCGCCTTCCAGGTGGCACCGCTGGCCTGGGTCGCGGTGAACAGCCTGCGCACCAGCGACGCCTGGGGCCTGGGTAACTTCGCCGAGATCCTCGGCTCGCCCTTCTACCGACAGGCAATCCGCTACAGCCTGGAAATATCGATCTGGTCGAGCCTGATCGGTCTGCTCATCGCCGTGCTCGGCAGCTACTCGCTGCGCCAGGTGGACGGCAAGCTGCGCGACTTCGTGATGGCCTTCGCCAACATGACCAGCAACTTCGCCGGGGTGCCGCTGGCCTTCGCCTTCATCATCATCCTCGGCTTCAACGGCGCCATCACCCTGCTGCTCAAGCAGGCGGGGCTCATCGAGGACTTCAACCTCTACTCGAAGACCGGCCTGATCATCCTCTACACCTACTTCCAGATTCCGCTGGGGGTGATGCTGCTGTTCCCGGCCTTCGACGCCCTGCGCGAGGACTGGCGCGAATCCGCCGCGCTGCTGGGCGCCAGCCACTGGGCGTTCTGGCGGCACATCGGCATCCCGGTGCTGACCCCCGCGCTGCTGGGCACCTTCGTCATCCTCCTGGCCAACGCCCTGGGCGCCTACGCCACGGTGTATTCGCTGACCACCGGCAACTTCAACGTGGTGACGATCCGCATCGCCGGCCTGGTCTCGGGCGACGTGTTCCTCGACCCGAACATGGCCAGTGCGCTGGCGATGTTCCTGGTCGGCCTGATGACCCTGATCACCCTCGCCCACCAGTGGCTGCTGCGTCGGAGCTACCATGTCCAGAAGCGCTAA
- a CDS encoding alkaline phosphatase family protein: MRHDVILVVLDGLNYSVAHDCMGHLQALCNAGRGQLYRLECELPSLSRPLYECILTGVPPIDSGILHNDVSRLSNQRSLFHYARDAGLTTAAAAYHWVSELYNRTPFDPARDRHTDDASLPIQHGHFYWTDHYPDSHLFTDAESLRRRHSPNCLLVHPMNIDDAGHKHGLGTPQYRNSARHADIILSEYLHQWLAAGYQVMVTADHGMNDDRSHGGILSEEREVPLFVFGEAFSLDDQARPRQVELCGTLCELLGAAHDKPVCRELLKA; encoded by the coding sequence ATGCGCCACGACGTCATCCTGGTCGTTCTCGACGGCCTCAACTACAGCGTCGCCCACGACTGCATGGGCCACCTTCAGGCCCTGTGCAACGCTGGCCGCGGTCAGCTTTACCGGCTGGAATGCGAATTGCCATCGCTGTCCCGCCCACTCTATGAATGCATCCTTACCGGTGTGCCGCCCATCGACAGCGGCATCCTGCACAACGACGTGTCGCGCCTGTCCAACCAGCGCAGCCTGTTCCACTACGCCCGCGACGCCGGCCTGACCACCGCCGCGGCGGCCTACCACTGGGTCAGCGAGCTGTACAACCGCACGCCGTTCGATCCGGCGCGCGACCGTCACACCGACGACGCATCCCTGCCGATCCAGCATGGCCACTTCTACTGGACGGACCACTACCCCGACTCGCACCTGTTCACCGACGCCGAGTCCCTGCGCCGCCGGCATTCGCCGAACTGCCTGCTGGTGCACCCGATGAACATCGACGACGCCGGCCACAAGCACGGCCTGGGCACGCCGCAGTACCGCAACAGCGCGCGGCACGCCGACATCATCCTCTCCGAGTACCTGCACCAGTGGCTGGCCGCCGGCTACCAGGTGATGGTCACCGCCGACCATGGCATGAACGACGACCGCAGCCACGGCGGCATCCTGTCGGAGGAGCGCGAAGTACCGCTGTTCGTCTTCGGCGAGGCCTTCAGCCTCGACGACCAGGCTCGCCCGCGCCAGGTCGAACTGTGCGGCACGCTGTGCGAACTGCTTGGCGCCGCCCACGACAAACCCGTCTGCCGGGAGCTGCTCAAGGCATGA
- a CDS encoding ABC transporter substrate-binding protein: MKRLLASLLGSAIAIGSGLAMAADANLQSLEAAARKEGQVNSVGMPDSWANWKDTWKDLESKYGLKHMDTDMSSAQELAKFKAEGENASADIGDVGAAFGPIAVQQNVSQPYKPSTWDQVPEWAKDKDGHWALAYTGTIAFIVNKQLVKDVPHSWADLLKGKYKVTIGDVSAAAQAVNGVLAASIANGGDEKNIKPGLEFFAQIAKQGRLSLTNPVINTLEKGEVEVGIVWDFNGLSYRDQIDPSRFEVLIPSDGSVISGYTTIINKYAKNPNAAKLAREYIFSDAGQINLAKGNARPIRAEHLTLPAEVKAKLLPNEQYAKAQPIKDAKAWEETSKRLPRMWQENVIINMQ; encoded by the coding sequence ATGAAACGCTTGCTTGCTTCACTGCTGGGATCGGCCATTGCCATCGGCAGTGGCCTCGCCATGGCGGCCGACGCCAACCTGCAATCGCTGGAAGCCGCCGCCCGCAAGGAAGGCCAGGTCAACAGCGTGGGCATGCCCGACAGTTGGGCGAACTGGAAAGACACCTGGAAGGACCTGGAAAGCAAGTACGGCTTGAAGCACATGGATACCGACATGAGCTCGGCCCAGGAGCTGGCCAAGTTCAAGGCCGAGGGCGAGAACGCCAGCGCCGACATCGGCGACGTCGGTGCCGCCTTCGGGCCGATCGCCGTGCAGCAGAACGTCAGCCAGCCCTACAAGCCGAGCACCTGGGACCAGGTGCCGGAGTGGGCCAAGGACAAGGACGGCCATTGGGCGCTGGCCTACACCGGCACCATCGCCTTCATCGTCAACAAGCAGCTGGTGAAGGACGTGCCGCACAGCTGGGCCGACCTGCTCAAGGGCAAGTACAAGGTCACCATTGGTGACGTGAGTGCCGCGGCCCAGGCGGTCAACGGCGTGCTGGCGGCGAGCATCGCCAACGGCGGCGACGAGAAGAACATCAAGCCGGGCCTGGAGTTCTTCGCGCAGATCGCCAAGCAGGGCCGCCTGTCGCTGACCAACCCGGTGATCAACACCCTGGAGAAGGGTGAAGTGGAAGTCGGCATCGTCTGGGACTTCAACGGCCTGAGCTACCGCGACCAGATCGACCCGTCGCGCTTCGAGGTGCTGATCCCCTCCGACGGTTCGGTGATCTCCGGCTACACCACCATCATCAACAAGTACGCCAAGAACCCGAACGCCGCCAAGCTCGCCCGCGAGTACATCTTCAGCGACGCCGGCCAGATCAACCTGGCCAAGGGCAATGCCCGTCCGATCCGCGCCGAGCACCTGACCCTGCCGGCCGAGGTGAAGGCCAAGCTGCTGCCCAACGAGCAGTACGCCAAGGCCCAGCCGATCAAGGACGCCAAGGCCTGGGAAGAGACCTCCAAGCGTCTGCCGCGCATGTGGCAGGAAAACGTCATCATCAACATGCAGTAA
- a CDS encoding UTRA domain-containing protein: MRDTALPTVTAICRALIEQIDSGLLSAGGKLPAERKLSELFDTTRITLREALGQLEAQGLIYREERRGWFVSPPRLLYNPLVRSHYHAMVEGQGRVPATEVLSARQIPASAAICELLELPALSSVYQIRRLRRVDSRLVLYVEHYLNPAYFPGILDCDLTCSLTELYGSRYDIRYGRVRFDMVPTALHGEAASVLRVAEGSPALRITRINRDQHGRIIDCDLEFWRHDAIHVSVEVPD, from the coding sequence ATGCGCGACACGGCGCTACCCACGGTGACGGCGATCTGCCGGGCACTGATCGAACAGATAGACAGCGGGCTGCTCAGTGCCGGCGGCAAGCTGCCGGCCGAGCGCAAGCTGAGCGAACTGTTCGATACCACGCGGATCACCTTGCGCGAAGCGCTGGGCCAGTTGGAGGCCCAGGGGCTGATCTATCGCGAGGAACGCCGTGGCTGGTTCGTCTCGCCGCCGCGCCTGCTCTACAACCCGCTGGTGCGCAGCCACTACCACGCGATGGTGGAGGGACAGGGACGGGTGCCGGCTACCGAAGTGCTGTCGGCCCGGCAGATTCCCGCCAGTGCCGCGATCTGCGAGCTGCTGGAGCTGCCGGCGCTATCCAGCGTGTACCAGATCCGCCGATTGCGGCGGGTGGACAGCAGGCTGGTGCTGTACGTCGAGCACTACCTGAACCCGGCGTACTTCCCCGGCATTCTAGACTGCGACCTCACCTGTTCCCTGACCGAGTTGTACGGTAGCCGCTACGACATTCGCTATGGTCGCGTGCGCTTCGACATGGTGCCCACCGCCCTGCATGGCGAGGCGGCCAGCGTGCTGCGCGTCGCCGAAGGCAGCCCGGCGCTGCGCATCACCCGCATAAACCGCGACCAGCACGGGCGGATCATCGACTGCGACCTGGAGTTCTGGCGGCATGATGCCATTCATGTGAGCGTGGAAGTGCCGGACTGA
- a CDS encoding GFA family protein — MPFNGSCLCGDIAYQIDGLDMPIGHCHCHTCQKAHSAAFATTAGVMREHFRWTRGEDKVAAYESSPGKLRKFCPRCGTQLLAERDGQPHVIVRVASLDDDPGARPARHIWVSHDRPWLAQDGIPAYPEWNPDR, encoded by the coding sequence ATGCCTTTCAACGGAAGCTGCCTGTGCGGCGACATCGCCTACCAGATCGATGGCCTGGACATGCCGATCGGCCATTGCCATTGCCACACCTGCCAGAAGGCGCACTCCGCCGCCTTCGCCACCACGGCAGGGGTGATGCGCGAGCACTTCCGCTGGACGCGTGGCGAGGACAAGGTGGCGGCGTATGAATCGTCGCCCGGCAAGCTGCGCAAGTTCTGCCCGCGTTGCGGGACGCAGCTGCTCGCCGAGCGCGACGGCCAGCCTCACGTCATCGTGCGCGTGGCGAGCCTCGACGACGATCCGGGCGCGAGACCGGCCCGACACATCTGGGTATCCCATGACCGGCCCTGGCTGGCGCAGGACGGGATTCCGGCTTACCCGGAGTGGAATCCGGATCGCTGA
- a CDS encoding M18 family aminopeptidase — protein MRAELNQGLIDFLAASPTPFHATQALARRLEEAGYHRLDERDAWRTEAGGRYYVTRNDSSLIAFKLGTAPLLESGLRLVGAHTDSPCLRVKPNPELVRQGYWQLGVEVYGGALFAPWFDRDLSLAGRVTFRLAGKVESRLIDFKAPIAVIPNLAIHLNREANMGWAINAQTELPPILAQVSAGEGRDFRDLLGEQLQLEHGITADAILDYELSFYDTQRAAVIGLDQAFIAGARLDNLLSCYAGLQALLASDNEQSGVLVCTDHEEVGSCSACGADGPFLEQVLRRVLPENDVYTRAVQRSLLVSADNAHGVHPNYADKHDANHGPKLNGGPVIKINSNQRYATNSETAGFFRHLCLENEVPVQSFVTRSDMGCGSTIGPITASQIGVRTVDIGLPTFAMHSIRELAGSQDLHYLTKVLSAFYDSADLP, from the coding sequence ATGCGTGCAGAACTCAACCAGGGCCTGATCGACTTCCTCGCGGCCTCCCCTACGCCCTTCCACGCCACCCAGGCCCTCGCCCGTCGGCTTGAAGAAGCCGGCTACCATCGCCTGGACGAGCGCGATGCCTGGCGTACCGAAGCCGGTGGCCGCTACTACGTCACCCGCAACGACTCCTCGCTGATCGCCTTCAAGCTCGGCACTGCACCGCTGCTGGAGAGCGGCCTGCGCCTGGTCGGCGCGCACACCGACAGCCCCTGCCTGCGGGTCAAGCCCAATCCCGAGCTGGTGCGCCAGGGTTACTGGCAGCTGGGTGTCGAGGTCTACGGCGGCGCACTGTTCGCCCCCTGGTTCGACCGCGACCTGTCCCTGGCCGGCCGGGTCACCTTCCGCCTCGCCGGCAAGGTCGAAAGCCGCCTGATCGACTTCAAGGCACCGATTGCCGTGATCCCCAACCTGGCCATCCACCTCAACCGTGAGGCCAACATGGGCTGGGCGATCAACGCGCAGACCGAACTACCGCCGATCCTGGCCCAGGTCTCCGCCGGCGAGGGCCGCGACTTCCGCGACCTGCTCGGCGAGCAGCTGCAGCTGGAGCACGGCATTACCGCCGACGCCATCCTCGACTACGAGCTGAGCTTCTACGACACCCAGCGTGCAGCCGTAATCGGCCTCGACCAGGCCTTCATTGCCGGCGCCCGCCTGGACAACCTGCTGTCATGCTACGCCGGCCTGCAAGCCCTGCTGGCCAGCGACAACGAGCAGAGTGGCGTACTGGTCTGCACCGACCACGAAGAAGTCGGCTCCTGCTCCGCCTGCGGCGCCGATGGCCCGTTCCTCGAACAGGTGCTGCGCCGCGTGCTGCCGGAGAACGACGTCTATACCCGCGCCGTACAGCGCTCGCTGCTGGTTTCGGCCGACAACGCCCACGGCGTGCACCCCAACTACGCCGACAAGCACGATGCCAACCATGGCCCGAAGCTCAACGGCGGCCCGGTGATCAAGATCAACAGCAACCAGCGCTACGCCACCAACAGCGAGACCGCCGGTTTCTTCCGCCACCTGTGCCTGGAAAACGAAGTGCCGGTGCAGAGCTTCGTGACCCGCAGCGACATGGGTTGCGGCTCGACCATCGGCCCGATCACCGCCAGCCAGATCGGCGTGCGCACCGTGGACATCGGCCTGCCGACCTTCGCCATGCACTCCATCCGCGAACTGGCCGGCAGCCAGGACCTGCACTACCTGACCAAGGTACTCAGCGCCTTCTACGACAGCGCCGACCTGCCCTGA
- a CDS encoding RluA family pseudouridine synthase: MPLSQIEFVHEDAALLVVNKPTLLLSVPGRADDNKDCLITRLQENGYPEARIVHRLDWETSGLIVLARDADSHRELSRQFHDRETEKAYTALCWGEPELDSGRIEAPLRYDPPTKPRHVVDFEQGRHALTFWRVMERHGNWSRVELTPITGRSHQLRVHMLSIGHPLLGDRLYAEGEALTLRDRLCLHASMLALTHPQTGERLRFESPAPF, translated from the coding sequence ATGCCGCTTTCCCAGATCGAATTCGTCCATGAGGACGCCGCCCTGCTGGTGGTGAACAAGCCCACCCTGCTGCTTTCCGTGCCCGGTCGCGCGGACGACAACAAGGACTGCCTGATCACCCGCCTGCAGGAAAATGGCTATCCGGAAGCACGCATCGTCCATCGCCTGGACTGGGAGACCTCCGGCCTGATCGTCCTCGCTCGCGACGCCGACAGCCACCGCGAGTTGTCCCGGCAGTTCCACGATCGTGAGACGGAGAAGGCCTACACCGCGTTGTGCTGGGGCGAACCGGAGCTGGACAGCGGCCGCATCGAAGCGCCCCTGCGCTATGACCCGCCGACCAAACCGCGTCATGTGGTGGACTTCGAGCAGGGTCGACATGCGCTGACCTTCTGGCGCGTCATGGAGCGCCATGGCAACTGGAGCCGCGTGGAGCTCACGCCCATCACCGGTCGCTCGCACCAGCTGCGTGTGCACATGCTGAGCATCGGTCACCCGTTGCTGGGCGACCGCCTGTATGCCGAAGGCGAAGCCCTCACCCTGCGCGACCGCCTGTGCCTGCACGCCAGCATGCTGGCCCTGACCCATCCGCAGACCGGCGAGCGTCTGCGCTTCGAGTCGCCCGCGCCGTTCTGA
- the minE gene encoding cell division topological specificity factor MinE, whose product MSLLDFFRSRKAQSSASIAKERLQIIVAHERGNRSQPDYLPQLQKDLLEVIRKYVPIDQEQVQVELANQGSCSILELNITLPER is encoded by the coding sequence ATGAGCCTTTTAGATTTCTTCCGCAGCCGGAAGGCGCAATCCAGCGCCTCCATCGCGAAAGAAAGACTCCAGATCATCGTCGCCCATGAGCGCGGCAACCGTTCGCAACCGGACTACCTCCCGCAGCTGCAGAAAGACCTGCTGGAAGTGATCCGCAAATACGTCCCCATCGACCAGGAACAAGTCCAGGTCGAACTGGCCAACCAGGGCAGCTGTTCGATCCTGGAACTCAACATCACCCTGCCGGAGCGTTGA